The following coding sequences lie in one Populus nigra chromosome 15, ddPopNigr1.1, whole genome shotgun sequence genomic window:
- the LOC133674129 gene encoding uncharacterized protein LOC133674129, translating into MEQSPPLIAKKACNMLRLIFLMIQKGMLKSKVMLDLHFLMRRGKILGKALNDIMVQQHNTLSCISHDVHMSFISPREYEFSCSGSPAYKFYSYKQPYYQARRRSLHNHYKHTRFQAPSHDVDDVVSSNGGVDVAVEASPSVGSARWFGTWSPVVRQVRITDSPFTMRDVDEDCHVDTEAEKFIEMFYRELRLQKRMAAHDQAAV; encoded by the coding sequence ATGGAACAAAGTCCACCATTGATAGCCAAGAAAGCATGCAACATGTTAcgtttaattttcttgatgatacAAAAGGGTATGTTAAAGAGCAAGGTCATGCTTGATCTCCATTTCTTGATGAGACGAGGCAAGATCCTAGGCAAGGCCTTGAACGATATCATGGTCCAACAACACAACACTCTAAGTTGTATTTCACATGATGTTCACATGTCGTTCATATCTCCCAGAGAGTATGAGTTCAGCTGCAGCGGCAGCCCTGCTTATAAATTCTATAGCTACAAGCAGCCTTATTACCAAGCCAGGAGGCGAAGTCTCCACAATCATTACAAGCACACGCGATTTCAGGCGCCTTCACACGATGTTGATGATGTGGTATCAAGTAACGGCGGCGTCGATGTGGCAGTTGAGGCATCACCTTCGGTGGGTTCAGCAAGGTGGTTTGGGACGTGGAGCCCAGTGGTTAGACAAGTGAGAATAACCGACTCGCCGTTCACCATGAGGGATGTTGACGAGGATTGTCACGTGGACACAGAAGCCGAGAAGTTCATCGAGATGTTTTACAGGGAGTTAAGGTTGCAGAAGCGGATGGCTGCTCATGATCAAGCAGCAGTTTAG